One Halarcobacter ebronensis genomic window carries:
- a CDS encoding DUF3817 domain-containing protein yields MFNDSVNRFRIISAIEGISFLLLIFIAMPIKYIGENPYPVKIFGMVHGILFIFFMLSLFQTKINKNWNKGFMFQLFVFSLLPFGALLIEKRVKAQRD; encoded by the coding sequence ATGTTTAATGACTCAGTAAATAGATTTAGAATTATCTCTGCAATAGAAGGAATCTCTTTTTTACTACTTATTTTTATAGCCATGCCAATCAAATACATAGGTGAGAATCCTTACCCTGTAAAAATTTTTGGAATGGTTCACGGAATTTTATTTATATTTTTTATGCTTTCTTTATTTCAAACAAAAATTAATAAGAACTGGAATAAAGGTTTTATGTTTCAACTTTTTGTATTTTCACTTCTACCTTTTGGTGCCCTATTAATTGAGAAAAGAGTAAAAGCTCAAAGAGATTAA
- the hypD gene encoding hydrogenase formation protein HypD has product MSELKLKDLYDGFRDPKAIKALKKLIDEESLKLPRKINVMEVCGGHTHTIMKYGLNQLMPKNIEFIHGPGCPVCVMPKERIDHAYILSLQDDVILVTLGDMIKVPGSNGSLQDARSKGADVRFVYSPLDTIKIALENPTKKIIFFAIGFETTTPMTAALLEHVTKNKIENILFHINHITVPEPMRVLLESDDCKIDAFIGPSHVSVITGSKIYEEFVKNYNKPVVVAGFEPVDVMQSILALTKQFNEQRCELEIEYSRAVSYDGNLAAQRLNDKYFTRATHFRWRGLGDIPDSALRLKDEYSYLDAEIIYKDILPNKKIDDHKLCICGDIMRGVAKPNDCKVFGTACKPSSPLGSCMVSSEGACSAYYKYGNLL; this is encoded by the coding sequence ATGTCTGAATTAAAACTAAAAGATTTATATGATGGTTTTAGAGATCCAAAAGCTATAAAAGCCTTAAAAAAATTAATAGATGAAGAGTCTTTAAAACTTCCAAGAAAAATAAATGTAATGGAAGTTTGTGGAGGACATACCCACACTATTATGAAGTATGGATTAAATCAGCTTATGCCAAAAAATATTGAGTTTATTCATGGTCCAGGTTGTCCAGTTTGTGTAATGCCAAAAGAGAGAATTGACCATGCTTATATTTTAAGTTTGCAAGATGATGTGATTTTAGTAACTTTAGGGGATATGATAAAAGTTCCAGGAAGTAATGGAAGTTTGCAAGATGCTAGAAGTAAAGGAGCAGATGTAAGATTTGTTTATTCTCCTCTTGATACAATTAAAATTGCTTTGGAGAATCCAACTAAAAAGATTATATTTTTTGCAATTGGTTTTGAGACAACAACACCAATGACAGCAGCACTACTTGAACATGTAACAAAAAACAAAATAGAGAATATTCTTTTTCATATAAATCATATAACTGTTCCAGAACCTATGAGAGTTTTACTTGAAAGCGATGATTGCAAAATTGATGCTTTTATAGGTCCATCTCATGTTAGCGTAATTACAGGTTCAAAAATCTATGAAGAGTTTGTAAAGAATTATAATAAGCCAGTTGTTGTTGCAGGGTTTGAGCCAGTTGATGTAATGCAATCAATTTTAGCTTTGACAAAACAGTTCAATGAACAAAGATGTGAGTTAGAGATAGAGTACAGTAGAGCTGTATCTTATGATGGTAATTTAGCAGCACAAAGATTAAATGATAAATATTTCACAAGAGCAACACACTTTAGATGGAGAGGTTTGGGAGATATTCCTGATTCTGCTTTAAGACTAAAAGATGAGTACTCTTATCTTGATGCCGAAATTATATATAAAGATATCTTGCCAAATAAGAAGATAGATGATCATAAACTTTGTATTTGTGGAGATATTATGAGAGGAGTTGCTAAACCAAATGATTGCAAAGTTTTTGGAACAGCTTGTAAACCTAGCTCTCCACTTGGTTCTTGTATGGTTAGCTCTGAGGGCGCTTGTAGCGCATATTATAAATATGGGAATTTACTATAG
- a CDS encoding HD domain-containing phosphohydrolase, with translation MKLFTKIFVILFLTTIVSFSIYSYFIISIKKESLEKELNLKIEDNKKLYKESVSALLYEFNKEVLTLLLDSLYRDTEIVKIKLHDFSNNINITLDKKEKNEENLIISSINLKYKNENIGTLDIYYTRKNIIELMNLYKNTIFSFSIFTFIIIIIFLYYLVKKITSSIDYLSSVTKQIALGDFTKEIYLESNDEMGELANKFEKMRVSLIQREELNEKQSKKIILLKEEMLNTQNKLIEILGEIIEKRYIDDPYHIKRVAKISYLLALKVGMTEEYAQTLKTVSPMHDVGKIGISDAILLKPGKLTNEEYEEMKKHSEIGYNFLKDTKKSTLDMAAHVAYEHHERWDGTGYPRGIKGEEITLHGRITALADVFDALTNKRCYKEAWEKEKAKEYIIKNSGTQFDPNLVKIFIENFDEFSEIN, from the coding sequence ATGAAGCTCTTTACAAAAATATTTGTAATTCTATTTCTAACAACAATTGTATCTTTTTCAATATACTCATATTTTATTATTTCAATAAAAAAAGAGAGTTTAGAAAAAGAGTTAAATCTAAAGATAGAAGATAATAAAAAGCTTTACAAAGAGTCTGTCTCTGCACTCTTATATGAGTTTAATAAAGAGGTGTTAACTCTACTTTTAGACTCCCTTTATAGGGATACAGAGATTGTAAAAATTAAACTACATGATTTTAGTAATAATATAAATATAACTTTAGATAAAAAAGAAAAAAATGAAGAGAATCTAATCATAAGTAGCATCAATTTAAAATACAAAAATGAAAATATAGGTACTTTAGATATCTATTACACAAGAAAAAACATAATAGAGCTTATGAATCTTTATAAAAATACAATATTTTCTTTTAGTATATTTACTTTTATTATAATTATAATTTTTCTCTACTATCTTGTAAAAAAGATTACTAGTTCTATTGATTACTTATCTAGTGTCACAAAACAAATTGCACTTGGTGATTTTACAAAAGAGATTTATCTTGAATCAAATGATGAGATGGGAGAACTTGCAAATAAATTTGAAAAGATGAGAGTCTCTTTAATTCAAAGGGAAGAGTTAAATGAAAAACAAAGTAAAAAGATAATTTTACTTAAAGAAGAGATGCTTAATACTCAAAATAAACTAATTGAAATACTTGGTGAAATTATAGAGAAAAGATATATAGATGATCCTTATCATATTAAAAGAGTAGCTAAAATCTCATATCTTTTAGCACTAAAAGTAGGAATGACTGAGGAGTATGCACAAACACTAAAGACTGTTTCACCTATGCATGATGTGGGTAAAATAGGAATTTCTGACGCAATCTTACTTAAACCAGGGAAATTAACCAATGAAGAGTATGAAGAGATGAAAAAGCACTCTGAGATAGGATACAACTTTTTAAAAGATACAAAAAAAAGTACTTTGGATATGGCCGCACACGTTGCCTATGAACACCATGAAAGATGGGATGGAACAGGTTATCCAAGGGGAATAAAGGGTGAGGAAATCACTCTTCATGGGAGAATTACAGCCCTTGCAGATGTATTTGATGCTCTTACAAATAAAAGATGTTACAAAGAGGCTTGGGAAAAAGAGAAAGCAAAAGAGTACATTATTAAAAATAGTGGAACCCAGTTTGACCCAAATTTAGTAAAAATTTTTATTGAAAATTTTGATGAATTTTCAGAAATCAATTAA
- the hypB gene encoding hydrogenase nickel incorporation protein HypB yields MCKDCGCSITDHHHHHDHDHDHEHDHDHSHEHHHHGDSSSHQAAHETLHHNPQLNDSKTISVIQKILDKNDHEAAHNRAHFNEHKVLGINLMSSPGSGKTTLLEHLADIADFKYAVVEGDLETNKDADRLVKKGIKAVQIQTGSACHLDAFMVHKGLHDVKLEDIDVCFVENVGNLVCPASYDVGTHLNIVLVSVPEGEDKIAKYPVMFRAADLILFTKTDLLPYFEYDLEKEKEVARKLKPNVDILEVSTKDKESLQAVVDWINYKRKFR; encoded by the coding sequence ATGTGTAAAGATTGCGGATGTAGTATAACTGACCACCACCATCATCACGACCATGACCATGACCATGAACACGATCATGACCACTCTCACGAACACCATCATCATGGAGATTCATCATCTCATCAAGCAGCCCATGAAACTCTTCATCATAATCCACAACTAAATGATAGTAAAACTATCTCTGTTATTCAAAAGATTTTAGATAAGAATGACCATGAGGCAGCTCATAATAGAGCACACTTCAATGAGCATAAAGTATTAGGAATAAATCTAATGAGTAGTCCAGGAAGTGGGAAAACAACACTACTTGAACATTTAGCAGATATTGCAGATTTTAAATATGCTGTTGTTGAAGGTGATCTAGAGACAAATAAAGATGCAGATAGACTTGTTAAAAAAGGTATAAAAGCTGTACAAATCCAAACAGGAAGTGCATGTCACTTGGATGCATTTATGGTACATAAAGGACTTCACGATGTGAAGTTAGAGGATATTGATGTATGTTTTGTTGAAAATGTAGGAAATCTAGTATGTCCAGCTTCATATGATGTGGGGACACACTTAAATATTGTTTTAGTTTCAGTTCCAGAAGGGGAAGATAAAATAGCAAAATATCCAGTAATGTTTAGAGCTGCTGATTTAATACTTTTTACTAAAACTGACCTTCTTCCATATTTTGAATATGATTTAGAAAAAGAGAAAGAGGTTGCTAGAAAACTAAAACCAAATGTGGATATTTTAGAGGTATCAACAAAAGATAAAGAATCACTGCAAGCAGTAGTTGATTGGATAAACTATAAAAGAAAATTTAGATAA
- a CDS encoding HypC/HybG/HupF family hydrogenase formation chaperone, with protein sequence MCLSIPSKITSIDEKNNIATVDTMGVERQASLDLIDQEVKVGDYVLIHIGFAMNKIDEEDALASLEVYREIIEKMEEDDRRQAILEDDACANRA encoded by the coding sequence ATGTGTTTATCAATACCATCAAAAATTACAAGTATAGATGAAAAGAATAATATTGCAACAGTTGATACAATGGGAGTTGAAAGACAAGCTAGTTTAGACTTAATTGACCAAGAGGTAAAAGTAGGGGATTATGTCCTTATACATATTGGTTTTGCAATGAATAAAATTGATGAAGAGGATGCTTTAGCCTCTTTGGAAGTATATCGTGAGATTATAGAGAAGATGGAAGAGGATGACAGGCGTCAAGCAATCTTAGAGGATGATGCTTGTGCTAATAGGGCGTAG
- a CDS encoding DUF808 family protein, which produces MSGILGYLSILADDISSLAGKSMATTSKSLATTFDDMGVLFDDIATYTKLASSKSSGLLIDDLAAISSFTSETTSDILKKELEKASNIKEFKNNIENLEEKSKKELLSELEKIRDKAIKVAQKNAAKRELPIVYKIALGSLKNKFIIIPIVLILNFFAPWLIAPALILGGIYLAYEGVETVLEKLHNHKEEIKEEKQTSKLSSQEFEAQKVKSAIKTDFILSFEIIVIALSILSQSEFSVKLTVLIIVGILTTIAVYGIVALIIKLDDIGFYLQEKKSLLMKKIGNSLVSSMPVIIKIISIIGTVAMLAVGGSIVAHQTHALTFLEEFINSNFGNFSSFLFFIVEILFGVIIGFIALKVIDFAKPILKK; this is translated from the coding sequence ATGTCAGGTATATTGGGATATCTCTCAATTTTAGCAGATGATATAAGCTCATTAGCTGGAAAATCAATGGCAACAACTTCAAAAAGTTTGGCTACAACATTTGATGACATGGGAGTTCTTTTTGATGATATTGCTACATATACTAAATTAGCAAGTTCAAAATCTTCTGGATTATTAATAGATGACTTAGCTGCAATATCAAGTTTTACAAGTGAAACTACTTCTGATATTTTAAAAAAAGAGCTTGAAAAAGCTTCAAATATAAAAGAGTTTAAAAACAATATTGAGAACCTTGAAGAGAAGAGTAAAAAAGAGCTTTTAAGTGAACTTGAAAAGATAAGAGATAAAGCCATAAAAGTAGCACAAAAGAATGCTGCAAAAAGAGAACTTCCTATTGTTTATAAAATTGCACTTGGAAGTTTAAAAAATAAATTTATAATTATTCCAATAGTTCTTATATTAAACTTTTTTGCTCCTTGGTTAATAGCTCCAGCTCTTATTTTAGGAGGTATCTATTTAGCCTATGAGGGAGTTGAAACTGTTTTAGAAAAACTTCATAATCATAAAGAAGAGATAAAAGAGGAGAAACAAACTTCAAAACTAAGTAGTCAAGAGTTTGAAGCACAAAAGGTAAAGAGTGCAATTAAAACAGACTTTATTCTCTCTTTTGAGATTATTGTAATAGCACTTAGTATTCTCTCTCAATCGGAATTTTCTGTTAAATTAACTGTTTTAATTATAGTTGGTATTTTAACTACAATTGCTGTTTATGGAATTGTTGCACTTATAATAAAACTTGATGATATAGGTTTTTACCTCCAAGAAAAAAAATCTTTATTGATGAAAAAAATAGGCAACTCTCTTGTTTCATCAATGCCAGTTATTATAAAAATCATCTCAATTATTGGTACTGTTGCAATGCTTGCAGTTGGAGGAAGTATTGTTGCCCATCAAACCCATGCATTAACTTTTTTGGAAGAGTTTATAAATAGTAATTTTGGAAATTTTTCCTCTTTTCTATTTTTTATAGTTGAGATTCTTTTTGGAGTAATAATAGGTTTTATTGCTCTAAAAGTTATAGATTTTGCAAAGCCTATTCTAAAAAAATGA
- a CDS encoding DUF420 domain-containing protein, with the protein MFFLKEGFLGAKAPLFLDLVTIYFAILPILFGISILFAVKKMYKIHFISQSTLLATTVIFVIFFEIYIRMIGGFTELTKDETGLYFYFLISILSIHIIIAFLTVLCWFYLYITTYRIYKQEGIKAIEIKRHRKIGKLVFDGLITSCYMGVMIYILIFLA; encoded by the coding sequence ATGTTTTTCTTAAAAGAGGGTTTTTTAGGGGCAAAAGCGCCTCTATTTTTAGACTTAGTTACTATATATTTTGCAATACTGCCAATACTTTTTGGAATTAGCATACTCTTTGCAGTTAAAAAAATGTATAAAATTCATTTTATAAGCCAATCAACTCTATTGGCAACTACTGTTATTTTTGTAATTTTTTTTGAAATATATATTAGAATGATTGGTGGTTTTACAGAATTAACAAAAGATGAAACGGGTCTTTATTTCTACTTCCTTATCTCTATTTTAAGTATTCATATAATAATTGCTTTTCTAACTGTTCTTTGTTGGTTTTATCTATATATTACAACTTACAGAATCTATAAACAAGAGGGAATAAAAGCAATTGAAATAAAAAGACACAGAAAAATTGGTAAACTTGTATTTGATGGGTTGATTACAAGTTGTTATATGGGTGTTATGATCTATATACTTATTTTTTTAGCTTAA